A section of the Carboxydocella sporoproducens DSM 16521 genome encodes:
- a CDS encoding ATP-binding cassette domain-containing protein, with protein MLEVNNLSIARRRGYYFQNLSWRLQPGELLLVYGARNSGKTQLLEVLIGARIAASGEVRLAGQPVRGGLPLPITRVGYAPQSLGLWPDLTGEETINFFTGYNEQLTRELKHNWQLEEAWRKPVGELEGPLRQRINLAVSLAGNAPLIVWDEPLVIADPGTRTVIFDNLQLSLQSGKTIVLTTAFWQEAENLPVDKVLWLKGNEAVLVAPVELSRALQGGVSA; from the coding sequence ATGTTGGAAGTTAACAACCTCAGTATTGCCCGCCGCCGAGGTTACTATTTTCAGAATCTATCCTGGCGCTTGCAACCTGGTGAGTTACTACTGGTCTATGGAGCTCGCAATAGTGGCAAAACCCAGTTACTGGAGGTTCTGATCGGCGCTAGAATCGCAGCGTCCGGGGAAGTTAGACTGGCTGGCCAACCTGTGCGGGGAGGATTGCCCTTGCCCATTACCCGAGTGGGTTATGCGCCCCAGAGCCTGGGGCTATGGCCCGATTTGACCGGGGAAGAAACTATCAACTTTTTTACCGGCTATAATGAACAATTAACCAGGGAGTTAAAACATAACTGGCAACTGGAAGAAGCCTGGCGGAAACCGGTGGGAGAGCTGGAAGGGCCGCTCAGGCAGAGAATAAATCTTGCGGTCAGTCTCGCGGGGAACGCTCCCTTGATTGTCTGGGATGAACCTCTGGTAATAGCCGATCCTGGAACACGAACAGTGATTTTCGATAATTTGCAGCTTTCCTTGCAGTCTGGCAAAACGATAGTATTGACCACTGCGTTCTGGCAGGAGGCAGAAAATTTGCCAGTAGATAAAGTTCTGTGGCTGAAAGGAAATGAAGCTGTTCTGGTGGCACCGGTAGAACTCTCTCGGGCTTTGCAGGGAGGGGTGTCGGCATGA
- a CDS encoding ABC transporter permease: protein MKISDIAWLEFLHIKKDRRLAAVLFLIPALYLLIFGYLYSAQKVRELPTLVVDEENSYLSRELVRAYDQSETFRISGFALNETEAQKEIDAGRAQIVLIIPAGLTRDLKEGKSPAIMTLINGSNMIIANAATRAANEIVATFGAGASLKVMEAAGINPEKARHTLQPLLFRYRVLYNPTFNYTNFLLPGLLGAVIQQVLLLGVALAITREKEQGTWIRLLQSPGGPKTVLLGKGLVYFLVGCLDSLLTFALLHWLWGVPIKGNGLLLLVFNLLFILALVAVGLTASLFSRTQLEATQVTMLIAMPSFLLSGYTWPMLAIPDPLKPLSFILPLTYYTHGLRALVDRGQGWQALKVDVAAFLALIFLCWLLLKKFATNFAEKQENNPVSDE from the coding sequence ATGAAAATCAGTGACATCGCCTGGCTGGAATTTCTGCATATTAAAAAGGACCGACGCCTGGCAGCGGTTTTATTCTTAATACCAGCACTTTATCTGCTGATTTTTGGTTATCTTTATTCGGCGCAAAAAGTAAGGGAATTGCCCACACTGGTGGTGGATGAAGAAAATTCCTATCTGAGCCGGGAACTGGTACGGGCCTATGACCAGTCGGAAACCTTTCGCATAAGCGGTTTTGCTCTGAATGAGACAGAGGCGCAAAAGGAAATAGATGCAGGTCGGGCGCAGATAGTGCTGATAATTCCGGCGGGATTGACCAGGGACTTAAAAGAGGGAAAAAGTCCGGCGATTATGACCCTGATCAATGGCAGCAATATGATTATCGCCAATGCTGCCACCAGGGCGGCCAATGAGATCGTCGCCACCTTTGGCGCCGGAGCCAGTCTGAAAGTCATGGAAGCAGCGGGCATAAATCCGGAAAAAGCCCGGCATACCCTGCAACCTTTGTTGTTCCGCTATCGGGTCCTTTACAATCCCACTTTTAATTATACTAACTTTCTCTTGCCCGGGTTGCTGGGAGCCGTAATTCAGCAGGTCCTATTGCTGGGGGTCGCTTTAGCTATCACCAGGGAAAAGGAGCAGGGAACCTGGATTCGTTTGCTGCAGAGCCCAGGGGGACCCAAGACGGTGCTTCTGGGTAAAGGATTGGTTTATTTCCTGGTCGGCTGTCTGGATTCCCTCTTGACCTTTGCCCTTTTACATTGGCTTTGGGGTGTTCCCATCAAGGGCAATGGTCTTTTGCTTCTTGTCTTTAATTTGCTATTTATTCTGGCTTTAGTCGCAGTGGGGCTGACAGCATCTCTTTTCAGCCGGACCCAGCTGGAGGCCACTCAGGTAACCATGCTGATTGCCATGCCCTCTTTTCTCCTGTCAGGCTATACCTGGCCTATGTTAGCAATTCCTGATCCCTTAAAACCCCTCAGCTTTATTTTACCTCTGACCTATTATACCCATGGTTTACGGGCCCTGGTGGACCGGGGCCAGGGCTGGCAGGCTCTGAAGGTGGATGTGGCCGCTTTTCTGGCCCTGATTTTCCTCTGCTGGTTGCTGCTAAAAAAATTTGCAACAAATTTTGCGGAAAAGCAGGAAAATAACCCTGTCAGTGACGAATAA